A genomic stretch from Methylorubrum extorquens includes:
- a CDS encoding protein of unknown function (Evidence 5 : Unknown function): protein MVVLSASLRFLSPQPTGASFRRLGPVPRIPEAYRAHPLRCHENGVPLIPTILVRLGATVFNRVRPLIFAMPVFFAWMLLTVLSTPAVMLPKY, encoded by the coding sequence GTGGTCGTCCTCAGCGCGTCCTTGCGCTTCCTCTCGCCGCAACCGACCGGAGCCTCGTTCCGGAGGCTGGGCCCTGTTCCTCGCATCCCCGAAGCCTATCGAGCCCACCCCTTGAGATGCCACGAGAACGGCGTTCCCCTGATCCCTACGATCCTCGTCCGGCTCGGAGCGACTGTCTTCAACCGTGTCAGGCCGTTGATCTTCGCCATGCCGGTGTTCTTTGCTTGGATGCTGCTCACCGTCCTGTCCACGCCGGCGGTGATGCTGCCGAAGTATTAG
- a CDS encoding putative NAD-dependent aldehyde dehydrogenase (modular protein) (Evidence 3 : Putative function from multiple computational evidences), translated as MRSRRPPRSEGRSQSPRLPSRLGLPRRPCAARILNRLLRILEEHTDELATVITAEHGKVLSDAKGEIQGGAEVVEFATGIPQLLKGEVTENVVTRVDSHSLRQPLGVVAGITPFNFPAMVPMWMFPVALVCGNCFVLKPSERDPSTALRMAEWLKEAGLPDGVFQVVQGDKEAVGALLHSPGDRPTKPPTDNPASASTVAAAAMKRTVRTA; from the coding sequence TTGCGCTCGCGACGGCCGCCGAGGTCGGAGGGGCGATCGCAGTCGCCAAGGCTGCCTTCCCGGCTTGGGCTGCCACGCCGCCCTTGCGCCGCGCGCATCCTCAATCGCCTCCTGCGCATCCTCGAGGAGCACACCGACGAACTCGCTACCGTCATCACCGCCGAGCACGGCAAGGTACTCTCGGACGCCAAGGGCGAGATCCAGGGCGGGGCCGAAGTCGTGGAATTCGCCACCGGCATCCCGCAGCTTCTGAAGGGCGAGGTGACCGAGAATGTCGTCACCCGCGTCGACAGCCACTCCCTGCGCCAGCCGCTCGGCGTGGTCGCCGGCATCACGCCGTTCAACTTCCCCGCCATGGTGCCGATGTGGATGTTTCCCGTGGCGCTCGTCTGCGGCAACTGCTTCGTCCTGAAGCCCTCCGAGCGTGACCCGTCGACCGCTTTGCGGATGGCCGAGTGGCTCAAGGAGGCCGGCCTGCCCGATGGCGTGTTCCAGGTGGTGCAGGGTGACAAGGAGGCGGTCGGCGCGCTCCTGCACAGCCCCGGCGACCGGCCGACGAAGCCCCCGACCGACAATCCAGCGAGCGCCAGCACGGTCGCGGCAGCCGCCATGAAGAGGACGGTCCGCACGGCGTAG
- a CDS encoding oxidoreductase, molybdopterin-binding subunit; putative carbon monoxide dehydrogenase, large subunit CoxL (Evidence 2b : Function from indirect experimental evidences (e.g. phenotypes); Product type e : enzyme), whose protein sequence is MVMVVAETRAEAEDALEAVQVEFEELEAVVDLDAARAADAPRIDADAPDNVLFRTRIESGSTAEAFAEAQSVAVDLRFGRHTAVTMEPRTTLADFDPSEERLTVHQSTQTPYQFQDLYARHFGLSEARVRVIAPDVGGSFGMKLHVYHEDMAVVGASLLLRRPVKFTADRMEAFASDIHARDHRVRARLAFAPDGTLTAIEVDDVTGVGPFSAYPRTSAVEGNQVVRLIGAPYRLTDYRADLTVVAQNKVQMSQYRAVGHPIACAVTERLVDLAADRLGLDPFEIRRRNYVTDDMYPHTTPSGYRFEKLSLATCLSRLHDLMDYPRLRAEQAALREKGVHRGIGIATYVEITNPTPAFYGVGGAHISAQDGCVLKLTPAGEVQCAISITEQGQGSEAIVGQIVAEGLGVDRDCIRVLTGDTETTPSGGATWACRGAGIGGETALQASRKLKRRILEIAAAILQAEADALDIREGAVTNADGTPRMTLKELANLAYYRSDLLPPDVSPALTVAHHFAPRGYPFAFTNGIHGSLVEVDAETGFVTLLKHWVVEDCGRVINPLLVDEQIRGGVVQGLGAAFFEECRYGETGQLLNGSMTDYLVPMACEMPDIVITHVETPTGDTELGAKGVGEAGTAAASGAALNAVNDALRPLGASVSQLPMTPERILMALDVI, encoded by the coding sequence GTGGTGATGGTGGTGGCCGAGACCCGCGCCGAGGCGGAGGACGCGCTCGAAGCGGTCCAGGTGGAGTTCGAGGAGCTGGAGGCGGTGGTCGATCTCGACGCCGCCCGCGCCGCCGACGCGCCCCGCATCGACGCGGACGCGCCCGACAACGTGCTGTTCCGCACCCGCATCGAGTCGGGCTCGACGGCGGAGGCCTTCGCGGAAGCGCAGAGCGTCGCGGTCGATCTGCGCTTCGGCCGCCACACGGCGGTGACGATGGAGCCGCGCACCACGCTCGCCGATTTCGACCCGAGCGAGGAGCGGCTCACCGTCCACCAATCGACCCAGACGCCCTACCAGTTCCAGGATCTCTACGCCCGCCATTTCGGCCTGTCCGAGGCGCGGGTGCGAGTGATCGCGCCCGATGTCGGCGGCTCCTTCGGGATGAAGCTGCACGTCTACCACGAGGACATGGCGGTGGTGGGCGCGAGCCTCCTGCTCCGGCGCCCGGTGAAGTTCACCGCCGACCGGATGGAGGCCTTCGCCAGCGACATCCACGCCCGCGACCACCGGGTGCGCGCCCGCCTCGCCTTCGCTCCGGACGGCACCCTGACTGCGATCGAGGTGGACGACGTGACCGGCGTCGGCCCGTTCTCGGCCTATCCGCGCACCAGCGCGGTCGAGGGCAACCAGGTCGTGCGCCTGATCGGCGCGCCCTACCGGCTCACCGATTACCGCGCCGATCTGACCGTGGTGGCGCAGAACAAGGTGCAGATGAGCCAGTACCGTGCGGTCGGCCACCCGATCGCCTGCGCGGTGACGGAGCGCCTCGTCGATCTCGCCGCGGACCGGCTCGGCCTCGACCCGTTCGAGATCCGGCGGCGCAACTACGTGACCGACGACATGTACCCGCACACCACGCCGAGCGGGTACCGGTTCGAGAAGCTCTCGCTCGCGACCTGCCTTTCGCGGCTCCACGACCTGATGGACTATCCGCGCCTGCGCGCCGAGCAGGCCGCCCTGCGCGAGAAAGGCGTCCATCGCGGCATCGGCATCGCTACCTATGTCGAGATCACCAACCCGACGCCTGCCTTCTACGGCGTCGGCGGCGCCCACATCTCGGCGCAGGACGGCTGCGTCCTCAAGCTGACGCCCGCCGGCGAGGTGCAATGCGCCATCAGCATCACCGAGCAGGGCCAGGGCAGCGAGGCCATCGTCGGCCAGATCGTCGCCGAGGGGCTCGGCGTCGACCGGGACTGCATCCGGGTGCTCACCGGCGACACCGAGACGACGCCCTCGGGCGGGGCCACCTGGGCCTGCCGCGGCGCCGGCATCGGCGGCGAGACCGCGCTCCAGGCGAGCCGCAAGCTGAAGCGGCGCATCCTCGAGATCGCCGCCGCGATCCTGCAGGCGGAGGCCGACGCCCTCGACATCCGCGAGGGCGCGGTGACGAATGCCGACGGCACGCCGCGCATGACGCTGAAGGAGCTGGCGAACCTCGCCTATTACCGCTCCGACCTGCTGCCGCCGGACGTTTCGCCGGCGCTGACGGTGGCGCACCACTTCGCCCCGCGCGGCTACCCCTTCGCATTCACCAACGGCATCCACGGCAGCCTCGTCGAGGTCGATGCCGAGACCGGCTTCGTCACCCTCCTCAAGCACTGGGTGGTCGAGGATTGCGGGCGGGTCATCAACCCGCTGCTGGTGGACGAGCAGATCCGCGGCGGCGTGGTGCAGGGGCTCGGCGCCGCCTTCTTCGAAGAGTGCCGCTACGGCGAGACCGGTCAGCTCCTGAACGGCTCGATGACCGATTACCTCGTGCCGATGGCCTGCGAGATGCCGGACATCGTGATCACCCATGTCGAGACGCCGACGGGGGACACCGAACTCGGTGCCAAGGGTGTCGGCGAGGCCGGCACCGCCGCCGCCTCGGGCGCGGCGCTGAACGCCGTCAATGACGCCCTGCGCCCGCTGGGCGCCAGCGTCTCGCAGCTGCCGATGACGCCTGAACGCATCCTGATGGCGCTCGACGTGATCTGA
- a CDS encoding conserved membrane protein of unknown function (Evidence 4 : Unknown function but conserved in other organisms), translating to MRFDGRVALVTGAERGLGLAYATLLAARGAHVVVHDIGADLDGSGSDPAVAGQVAVRIAAQGCAEPALADRRPRRPPSASERRVRPLRAHRRHLALGIAVFGPGITAASFILALSLSLLALILGVRSPFVAGGTACAMFLAATSVQILARRYAVRTVLFMAAAATVLALAGLSVGGFVGRSPGLCRSAPTASLSPCTTWNTPSGRPASLSHSAIRKAVDGSRSEGFRTKQLPQTSATGNIHIGTMAGKLNGVMPATTPSGWRREWLSTRVTTFSVTSPFRSCGMPVANSTTSAPPWISPLASESTLPCSAVMTVASSSVCSSRMRRRRLRMRAAQGRRGSPSREGSLGDCDRPSDLGGRRERNRRRLLTGGRIEARRGLADAAENGLSANVLGDDRGHWGLSPGGQATRSSASASVATAELICS from the coding sequence ATGCGCTTCGACGGACGGGTCGCGCTGGTCACCGGCGCAGAGCGCGGCCTCGGACTCGCCTATGCGACGCTTCTTGCCGCGCGCGGCGCGCATGTGGTGGTCCATGACATCGGGGCGGACCTGGATGGAAGCGGGTCCGATCCCGCCGTCGCGGGGCAGGTGGCGGTGAGGATCGCGGCGCAAGGCTGCGCCGAGCCGGCCTTGGCCGATCGACGGCCACGGCGACCGCCATCGGCTAGTGAAAGGCGTGTTCGCCCACTACGCGCCCATCGCCGCCATCTCGCCCTCGGGATCGCCGTGTTCGGCCCGGGCATCACCGCCGCCTCCTTCATCCTGGCCTTGAGTCTGTCGCTGCTCGCGCTCATCCTCGGCGTGAGGAGTCCGTTCGTCGCCGGCGGCACGGCCTGCGCGATGTTCCTCGCTGCCACGAGCGTGCAGATCCTCGCCCGCCGCTACGCCGTGCGGACCGTCCTCTTCATGGCGGCTGCCGCGACCGTGCTGGCGCTCGCTGGATTGTCGGTCGGGGGCTTCGTCGGCCGGTCGCCGGGGCTGTGCAGGAGCGCGCCGACCGCCTCCTTGTCACCCTGCACCACCTGGAACACGCCATCGGGCAGGCCGGCCTCCTTGAGCCACTCGGCCATCCGCAAAGCGGTCGACGGGTCACGCTCGGAGGGCTTCAGGACGAAGCAGTTGCCGCAGACGAGCGCCACGGGAAACATCCACATCGGCACCATGGCGGGGAAGTTGAACGGCGTGATGCCGGCGACCACGCCGAGCGGCTGGCGCAGGGAGTGGCTGTCGACGCGGGTGACGACATTCTCGGTCACCTCGCCCTTCAGAAGCTGCGGGATGCCGGTGGCGAATTCCACGACTTCGGCCCCGCCCTGGATCTCGCCCTTGGCGTCCGAGAGTACCTTGCCGTGCTCGGCGGTGATGACGGTAGCGAGTTCGTCGGTGTGCTCCTCGAGGATGCGCAGGAGGCGATTGAGGATGCGCGCGGCGCAAGGGCGGCGTGGCAGCCCAAGCCGGGAAGGCAGCCTTGGCGACTGCGATCGCCCCTCCGACCTCGGCGGCCGTCGCGAGCGCAACCGTCGCCGTCTGCTCACGGGTGGACGGATCGAAGCTAGGCGAGGACTGGCCGACGCGGCCGAGAACGGGCTTTCCGCCAATGTATTAGGCGACGATCGTGGACATTGGGGCCTCTCCCCAGGAGGTCAGGCGACGCGGTCGAGCGCGTCGGCGAGCGTGGCGACGGCAGAGCTGATCTGCTCGTGA
- a CDS encoding N-carbamyl-L-amino acid hydrolase (amidase, hydantoinase/carbamoylase family) (Evidence 2b : Function from indirect experimental evidences (e.g. phenotypes); PubMedId : 11976087; Product type e : enzyme) yields the protein MQNLTIDAVRLWNTLHETARYGASEGGGINRLTLTDDDRRVREWFRETVEALGCTVIVDDVGNMFARRPGRRDDLLPIAIGSHLDTQPTGGKFDGVLGVLAGIEILRTLHDTGYVTNAPLEIVNWTNEEGTRYAPAMLCSGVFAGVFPREFAWSRTDRDGLRFIDELERIGFKGTQEAGARQFGAMFELHIEQGPILEAEETMIGVVTGVQGARWYDVRLKGSTGHTGATPMRLRRNALVGASEVVLAVDRVAHAHGPDAVASVGCLDVTPNSRNVVPGEVFFTVDLRHPDDGVLARMAQAFEAGLKQVTEAYGLETELTPIWDSPAVQFAPDLIACVEAGAEQAGFSHRRIVSGAGHDAAYIARVAPTTMVFVPCLGGISHNVTESTTREECAAGAQVLLNAVIAHDNTL from the coding sequence ATGCAGAACCTCACGATCGATGCGGTCCGCCTCTGGAATACCCTGCACGAGACCGCGCGATACGGCGCTAGCGAGGGCGGCGGTATCAACCGGCTGACGCTCACCGACGACGACAGGCGCGTGCGGGAGTGGTTCCGCGAAACCGTCGAAGCGCTGGGCTGCACGGTGATCGTCGATGACGTCGGCAACATGTTCGCGCGTCGGCCCGGCCGTCGCGACGATCTGCTCCCGATCGCCATCGGCAGCCACCTCGATACGCAGCCGACCGGCGGCAAGTTCGACGGCGTCCTCGGCGTCCTCGCCGGCATCGAGATCCTCAGGACCCTGCACGATACGGGCTACGTCACGAACGCGCCCTTGGAGATCGTGAACTGGACCAACGAAGAGGGTACGCGCTACGCGCCCGCCATGCTCTGCTCGGGCGTCTTCGCCGGGGTCTTTCCCCGCGAATTCGCGTGGTCGCGGACAGACCGGGACGGCCTCCGCTTCATCGACGAGCTGGAGCGGATCGGGTTCAAGGGGACGCAGGAGGCGGGCGCACGTCAGTTCGGCGCGATGTTCGAACTCCACATCGAGCAGGGGCCGATCCTCGAGGCCGAGGAGACGATGATCGGCGTCGTGACGGGCGTGCAGGGGGCGCGCTGGTACGATGTCCGCCTGAAGGGCAGCACCGGTCACACGGGGGCGACGCCGATGCGGCTGCGTCGCAACGCGCTGGTCGGTGCGTCCGAAGTCGTGCTGGCGGTGGATCGTGTGGCCCACGCGCATGGACCGGATGCCGTCGCCTCGGTTGGGTGCCTGGACGTCACGCCGAACTCGCGCAACGTCGTCCCGGGTGAGGTGTTCTTCACCGTGGACCTGCGCCACCCCGATGACGGCGTCCTCGCCCGCATGGCTCAGGCCTTCGAAGCCGGCCTGAAGCAGGTGACCGAGGCGTACGGCCTCGAGACTGAACTGACGCCGATCTGGGATTCCCCGGCCGTTCAGTTCGCGCCGGACCTCATCGCCTGCGTCGAGGCCGGAGCCGAGCAGGCCGGCTTCAGCCATCGCCGCATCGTCTCCGGCGCGGGACACGACGCCGCCTACATCGCCCGCGTGGCGCCGACCACGATGGTGTTCGTACCCTGCCTGGGAGGCATCAGCCACAACGTCACGGAATCCACGACCCGTGAGGAGTGCGCAGCCGGCGCACAGGTTCTGCTCAACGCTGTCATTGCCCACGACAACACCCTGTAG
- a CDS encoding oxidoreductase, 2Fe-2S subunit; putative carbon monoxide dehydrogenase, small subunit CoxS (Evidence 2b : Function from indirect experimental evidences (e.g. phenotypes); PubMedId : 10430865, 12475995; Product type e : enzyme): MIEPQPVTVTVNGARVRRFVEPRVSLADFLRRDLGLTGTHLGCEVGACGACIVNLDGQPVHACLMLAVQADGMRIDTIEGLSDSGELAELQAAFHARNALQCGFCTPGILVVARDFIRDCRASGRRPTRAVIRDALSGNYCRCTGYEAIVDAIESVAGAAPMREDAA, encoded by the coding sequence ATGATCGAGCCGCAGCCCGTCACCGTCACCGTCAACGGCGCTCGTGTCCGCCGCTTCGTCGAGCCGCGGGTCTCGCTCGCCGACTTCCTGAGACGCGATCTCGGTCTCACCGGCACCCATCTCGGCTGCGAGGTCGGCGCCTGCGGCGCCTGCATCGTCAATCTCGACGGACAGCCGGTCCATGCCTGCCTGATGCTCGCGGTGCAGGCGGACGGGATGCGGATCGACACGATCGAAGGCCTGTCGGATTCCGGCGAACTCGCCGAACTGCAGGCGGCCTTCCACGCCCGCAACGCCCTGCAATGCGGTTTCTGCACGCCGGGCATCCTCGTGGTCGCCCGTGACTTTATCCGCGATTGCCGCGCCAGCGGACGCAGGCCGACGCGTGCGGTGATCCGCGACGCGCTCTCGGGCAATTACTGTCGCTGTACCGGTTACGAGGCGATCGTCGACGCCATCGAGAGCGTCGCGGGTGCAGCCCCGATGCGGGAGGACGCAGCGTGA
- a CDS encoding oxidoreductase, FAD-binding subunit; putative carbon monoxide dehydrogenase, medium subunit CoxM (Evidence 2b : Function from indirect experimental evidences (e.g. phenotypes); Product type e : enzyme), producing MKARAFDYRRVASVAEALDAYAACEGEARFLAGGQSLLPALNLRLDAPDLLIDIGRIESLRGIVLEGDRLRIGALTRHAETLTSPLIAEHAPLLTQAAAYMAHLAIRNLGTMGGSLALSDPASELPACMRALGAELEITGRDGTRTIAADDFFLDLFENVIEPGEMLTAVRVPLPVPGTRMRFDEIARRRGDYALVGLAAHLVLTGPTVESARLAFCSVGPTPMRAPAAEAALAGRSLDAAAIAEAKAALADDLAPDEDEGFSAAARMHLARVLLGRVLSALTGQEYGEMAA from the coding sequence ATGAAGGCTCGTGCCTTCGATTACCGCCGCGTGGCAAGCGTGGCGGAGGCGCTCGACGCCTATGCTGCCTGCGAAGGTGAGGCGCGCTTCCTTGCGGGCGGCCAGAGCCTGCTGCCGGCGCTGAACCTGCGCCTCGACGCGCCCGACCTGCTCATCGACATCGGACGGATCGAAAGTCTGCGCGGCATCGTGCTTGAAGGCGACCGGCTGCGCATCGGCGCCCTGACGCGTCACGCTGAGACGCTGACCTCCCCGCTGATCGCCGAGCACGCCCCGCTCCTGACCCAGGCCGCGGCCTACATGGCGCATCTGGCGATCCGCAACCTCGGCACGATGGGCGGTAGTCTCGCCCTGTCCGACCCGGCCTCCGAACTGCCGGCCTGCATGCGAGCGCTCGGCGCCGAGCTGGAGATCACCGGCCGTGACGGTACCCGTACGATCGCAGCGGACGACTTCTTCCTCGACCTGTTCGAGAACGTGATCGAGCCCGGCGAGATGTTGACCGCGGTGCGCGTGCCGCTGCCCGTGCCCGGCACGCGGATGCGGTTCGACGAAATCGCCCGGCGGCGCGGCGACTACGCCCTGGTCGGCCTCGCGGCGCATCTTGTCCTCACCGGTCCGACGGTGGAATCGGCCCGCCTCGCCTTCTGCTCGGTCGGCCCAACGCCGATGCGGGCGCCGGCGGCCGAGGCTGCGCTGGCCGGCCGGTCGCTCGATGCGGCGGCGATTGCGGAAGCCAAGGCGGCGCTTGCTGACGACCTCGCGCCGGACGAAGACGAGGGCTTCTCGGCGGCGGCGCGGATGCATCTCGCCCGCGTCCTGCTTGGCCGGGTGCTGTCCGCCCTGACGGGACAAGAGTACGGGGAGATGGCGGCATGA
- a CDS encoding protein of unknown function (Evidence 5 : Unknown function): MFGCAPSADLNSHVAAGPLLMQARRAGERVCNTLPPYGCYRRPLSQPGGSIGEALQVGRRPEGLIRQGEERSS, translated from the coding sequence TTGTTCGGCTGTGCGCCATCTGCGGACCTTAACTCTCACGTAGCGGCAGGTCCGCTGTTGATGCAGGCTCGCCGTGCCGGTGAGCGCGTTTGCAACACACTGCCCCCTTATGGTTGCTACCGGCGCCCTCTCAGCCAGCCCGGCGGCTCGATCGGCGAGGCACTCCAGGTTGGCCGACGTCCCGAAGGCCTGATCAGACAGGGGGAAGAGAGATCGTCATAG
- a CDS encoding transcriptional regulatory protein (TetR family) (Evidence 2b : Function from indirect experimental evidences (e.g. phenotypes); PubMedId : 10400605; Product type r : regulator), protein MDSPATLEDVPDGKPPRLAPTSRRRLPAAQREQQIVEAAAQFFAEHGLGGQTRELAKSLGITHSAIFRYFPTKEALLDRVYEHVYVQRWNPAWSGLVQDRSQPLETRILRFYSEYAGRIFDYVWVRIFVFSGLKGYDIAPRYLEIVRDRVIHPICAELRADLGLPDFAAVPLTEREAEAAWALHGKVFYLAIRKFVYGWPIPEDLSQTLSDDVGVFMRGAPKIFFDSIHGN, encoded by the coding sequence ATGGATTCGCCCGCCACCCTGGAGGATGTTCCGGATGGGAAGCCGCCGAGGCTGGCCCCCACGAGCCGGCGGCGTCTCCCCGCGGCGCAGCGTGAGCAGCAGATCGTCGAGGCCGCGGCGCAGTTCTTCGCCGAGCACGGTCTCGGCGGTCAGACACGGGAACTGGCCAAGAGCCTCGGCATCACGCACTCGGCAATCTTTCGCTACTTCCCCACCAAGGAAGCGCTACTCGACCGCGTCTACGAGCACGTCTACGTGCAGCGCTGGAATCCGGCCTGGAGCGGCTTGGTGCAGGACCGCTCGCAACCACTGGAGACACGGATCCTGCGCTTCTACAGCGAGTATGCCGGGAGGATCTTCGACTATGTCTGGGTGCGCATCTTCGTCTTCTCGGGGCTGAAGGGCTACGACATCGCTCCGCGCTATCTTGAGATCGTGCGTGACCGCGTCATCCATCCAATCTGCGCTGAACTCCGGGCGGATCTCGGCCTGCCGGATTTCGCCGCGGTGCCCTTGACCGAGCGGGAGGCCGAGGCGGCCTGGGCCCTACACGGCAAGGTCTTCTATCTCGCGATCCGAAAGTTCGTTTATGGCTGGCCGATCCCAGAGGATCTCTCTCAGACGCTCTCCGATGATGTCGGCGTCTTCATGCGCGGCGCACCGAAAATCTTCTTCGATAGCATACACGGGAATTGA
- the aptA gene encoding beta-alanine-pyruvate transaminase (Evidence 2b : Function from indirect experimental evidences (e.g. phenotypes); PubMedId : 2500426, 6822556; Product type e : enzyme) encodes MPFTANRQFKASPRILVAANGMYYTSDDGRPVLDGTAGLWCVNAGHGRRRIAEAVERQLATLDFAPTFQMGHPAAFDFAERLAEIAPGPDGQRLDRIFFTGSGSESVDTALKIALAYQRAIGQGTRTRLIGRERGYHGVGFGGISVGGILNNRRAFPTLTGTDHLRHTHDLARNAFTKGQPEHGAELADDLERLVALHGAETIAACIVEPVAGSTGVLIPPKGYLERLREICTRHGILLIFDEVITGFGRLGAPFATNFFGVTPDLVTTAKGLTNGVIPMGAVFASRPIHDALMQGPESLIELFHGYTYSGHPVASAAGIATLSIYAEEGLLTRAASLSEDWASAVHALHDARHVIDIRTIGLIAGIELSSRDGAPGARAYEVFVDCFERGLLVRVTGDIIALSPPLIIDHEQISSAVATLADALDRVA; translated from the coding sequence ATGCCTTTTACGGCAAACCGCCAATTCAAAGCTTCTCCGCGGATACTCGTCGCGGCCAATGGCATGTACTACACCTCTGATGACGGTCGCCCGGTGCTGGACGGCACGGCCGGTCTCTGGTGCGTCAATGCCGGGCACGGCCGCCGCCGGATCGCCGAAGCGGTCGAGCGGCAGCTGGCGACGCTCGATTTCGCTCCCACCTTTCAGATGGGGCATCCGGCTGCGTTCGACTTCGCCGAGCGACTGGCCGAGATCGCGCCGGGACCGGACGGGCAGCGTCTCGATCGGATCTTCTTCACCGGTTCGGGCTCGGAATCCGTCGACACCGCGCTCAAGATCGCACTCGCCTACCAGCGGGCGATCGGCCAGGGCACCCGCACGCGGCTGATCGGGCGCGAGCGCGGGTATCACGGCGTCGGCTTCGGCGGCATCTCGGTCGGCGGCATCCTCAACAACCGCCGCGCATTCCCGACCCTGACCGGTACGGACCACCTTCGCCACACGCACGATTTGGCCCGAAACGCCTTCACGAAGGGCCAGCCCGAGCATGGGGCAGAGCTGGCCGACGACCTCGAGCGGCTCGTGGCGCTCCACGGCGCCGAGACGATCGCGGCCTGCATCGTCGAGCCGGTGGCGGGCTCGACCGGCGTGCTGATTCCCCCGAAGGGCTATCTCGAGCGCCTTCGCGAGATCTGCACCCGCCATGGCATCCTGCTGATCTTCGACGAGGTGATCACCGGGTTCGGCCGGCTCGGCGCCCCGTTCGCGACCAATTTCTTCGGCGTCACGCCCGATCTCGTGACCACCGCCAAGGGCCTGACCAACGGCGTCATCCCGATGGGCGCGGTCTTCGCGAGCCGGCCGATCCACGACGCCCTGATGCAAGGCCCCGAGAGCCTGATCGAGCTGTTCCACGGCTATACCTATTCCGGTCACCCGGTGGCGTCGGCCGCGGGCATCGCGACGCTCTCGATCTATGCGGAAGAGGGGCTGCTGACCCGGGCTGCGTCTCTCTCAGAGGATTGGGCTTCCGCCGTGCATGCGCTGCACGATGCGCGTCACGTGATCGACATCCGCACCATCGGTCTGATCGCGGGCATCGAGCTCAGTTCGCGGGACGGCGCCCCGGGCGCTCGGGCATACGAGGTCTTCGTCGATTGCTTCGAGCGCGGCCTGCTCGTTCGTGTCACCGGCGACATCATCGCCCTCTCGCCGCCCCTCATCATCGATCACGAGCAGATCAGCTCTGCCGTCGCCACGCTCGCCGACGCGCTCGACCGCGTCGCCTGA